One genomic region from Sparus aurata chromosome 15, fSpaAur1.1, whole genome shotgun sequence encodes:
- the LOC115596354 gene encoding vinculin-like isoform X3 — protein MPVFHTKTIESILEPVAQQISHLVIMHEEGEVDGKAIPDLTVPVAAVQAAVSNLVRVGKETVQTTEDQVMKRDMPPAFIKVENSSSKLVQASQMLKADPYSVPARDYLIDGSRGILSGTSDLLLTFDEAEVRKIIRVCKGILEYLTVAEVVETMEDLITYTKNLGPGMTKMSKMIEERQQELTHQEHRQMLVNSMNTVKELLPVLISAIKIFVTTKSSRGAGVEEAERNRRFIFEKMSAEINEIIRVLQLTTWDEDAWANKKDMEALKRSLALIESKMAQAKGWLKDPHGQPGDPGEVALRVILDEAGKVGELCAGRERKDILATAKALGQMTDQIADLRARGQGPSPGCVQRAGQCSQGLDLLFGKVDCAARRLEALINAKQAIARRLDAAQAWLADPNGGPEGEENIRALLAEAKRIADLCEDPKERDDILRSISEIAGLTARLVELRKQGKGDSPEARALAKQIGAALLTLQSKTNRAVANMRPAKPAVTLEGKMEQALRWANNPGVDDRGVGQAAIRGMVGEGKRLAGGLLGPYRQDMIGRCDRTEALMTSLADMANRGEAEAPHARATAAQLQDSLKDLRQHMQEVMTQEVSDVFSDTTTPIKLLAVAATAPPDAPNRAEVFEERAGNFEAHAGRLGATAEKAAAVGTANKSTVEGIHAAVKHARELTPQVTSAARILLKNPGNKAAYEHFDTMKNQWIDNVEKLTGLVDEAIDTKSLLDASEEAIKKDIDKCRVAMANVQPQMLVAGATSIARRANRVLLVAKREVENSEDPRFRDTVKHASDILSHTISPMVMDAKAVAGNIQDKALQKAYLDSCLRILAAVGKVREAFQPQEPDFPPPPPDLDQLHVSDEQAPPKPPLPEGEVPPPRPPPPEEKDEEFPEQKVGEVLSEPMMVAARQLHDEARKWSSKPEDEEAVEEREVDDEDEFTDGEDDYEPELLMMPSNQPVNQPILAAAQALHQEARKWSSKGNDIIAAAKRMALLMAEMSRLVRGGSGNKRALIQCAKDIAKASDEVTRLAKEVAKQCTDRRIRTNLLQVCERIPTISTQLKILSTVKATMLGRTNISEEESEQATEMLVHNAQNLMQSVKETVREAEAASIKIRTDAGFTLRWVRKTPWYQ, from the exons gtggGGAAGGAGACCGTTCAAACCACCGAGGACCAGGTGATGAAGAGAGACATGCCCCCTGCCTTCATTAA ggtGGAGAACTCCAGCTCGAAGCTCGTCCAGGCTTCTCAGATGCTAAAGGCGGACCCGTACTCTGTTCCTGCGCGAGATTACCTGATCGACGGATCCAGAGGGATCCTGTCAGGAACGTCCGACCTGCTCCTCACCTTCGATGAGGCcgag GTGCGTAAGATCATTCGCGTGTGTAAAGGTATCCTAGAGTACCTGACCGTAGctgaggtggtggagaccatgGAGGACCTCATCACATACACCAAGAACCTGGGACCAG GCATGACCAAAATGTCCAAGATGATtgaggagaggcagcaggagcTGACGCACCAGGAGCACAGACAGATGTTAGTCAACTCCATGAACACTGTCAAagagctgcttcctgttctcATATCAG CTATAAAGATTTTTGTCACAACCAAGAGCAGTCGAGGTGCCGGCGTCGAGGAGGCCGAGAGGAACAGAAGGTTCATCTTTGAGAAGATGAGCGCCGAAATCAACGAGATCATACGAGTCCTGCAGCTCACCACGTGGGACGAAGACGCCTGGGCCAACAAG AAG GATATGGAGGCTTTGAAGAGATCTCTGGCTTTGATTGAGTCAAAGATGGCACAAGCTAAAGGCTGGCTCAAAGACCCCCATGGACAACCAG GAGACCCCGGTGAGGTCGCCCTGCGCGTCATTCTGGACGAAGCCGGTAAAGTGGGAGAGCTGTGTGctgggagggagaggaaagatATTCTGGCAACCGCGAAGGCTCTGGGACAAATGACTGACCAGATTGCAGATCTACGAGCCAG AGGCCAGGGTCCGAGCCCGGGGTGCGTGCAGCGTGCGGGCCAGTGCTCACAGGGCTTAGACTTGTTATTTGGCAAAGTGGATTGTGCCGCTCGCAGATTGGAGGCTCTAATCAATGCCAAGCAGGCCATCGCCAGGAGGCTGGATGCTGCACAG gCCTGGCTGGCCGATCCCAATGGCGGTCCTGAAGGGGAGGAGAACATCAGAGCGCTACTAGCAGAGGCCAAACGCATCGCTGATCTGTGCGAGGACCCCAAGGAGAGGGATGACATCCTGCGCTCCATCAGCGAGATCGCAGGCCTCACCGCCAGACTCGTGGAGCTCCGCAAACA GGGTAAAGGTGACAGCCCGGAGGCCCGTGCGTTGGCAAAGCAGATCGGGGCGGCGCTGCTGACCCTGCAGTCCAAAACCAACCGGGCCGTGGCCAACATGAGACCGGCCAAACCCGCTGTCACCTTGGAGGGGAAGATGGAGCAGGCGCTCCGCTGGGCGAACAACCCCGGAGTGGACGACAGAGGAGTTG GTCAGGCAGCGATCAGAGGGATGGTCGGGGAAGGGAAGAGGCTCGCTGGAGGCCTGTTGGGCCCGTATCGACAGGATATGATCGGGCGCTGCGACCGGACGGAGGCTCTCATGACATCTTTGGCAGACATGGCCAACAGGGGCGAGGCCGAGGCGCCTCACGCCCGAGCCACAGCCGCACAACTGCAGGACAGCCTGAAG GACCTGAGGCAGCACATGCAGGAGGTGATGACCCAGGAAGTATCGGACGTCTTCAGTGACACCACCACCCCCATCAAACTGCTGGCTGTGGCTGCAACTGCTCCTCCTGACGCCCCCAACAGGGCGGAG GTTTTTGAAGAGCGTGCTGGGAACTTCGAAGCCCACGCAGGTCGGCTTGGTGCGACCGCAGAGAAGGCTGCTGCCGTGGGAACAGCCAATAAGAGCACAGTAGAGGGCATTCATGCCGCTGTGAAACACGCCAGGGAGCTCACACCACAG GTGACATCTGCTGCGCGGATCTTGTTGAAGAATCCTGGAAATAAGGCAGCTTACGAGCACTTTGACACCATGAAGAACCAGTGGATCGACAACGTGGAGAAACTCACTG GTCTGGTGGATGAGGCCATTGACACCAAATCCCTGTTAGACGCCTCTGAGGAGGCTATAAAGAAAGACATCGACAAATGCAGAGTTGCCATGGCGAATGTTCAGCCCCAAATGCTTGTTGCCGGGGCAACAAGCATAGCAAGAAGAGCCAATCGCGTCCTGTTGGTGGCCAAGAGGGAAGTGGAGAACTCTGAAGATCCGCGGTTCAGAGACACAGTGAAACATGCGTCGGACATCCTCTCACACACCATTTCACCCATGGTGATGGATGCTAAGGCTGTGGCCGGGAACATACAAGATAAAG CTCTGCAAAAGGCCTATTTGGACTCGTGTCTGAGGATCCTGGCTGCAGTCGGAAAAGTCAGAGAAGCCTTCCAACCTCAGGAGCCCGACttcccacctccaccacctgaCCTGGACCAGCTCCAT GTCAGTGACGAGCAAGCGCCACCCAAGCCCCCGCTGCCCGAGGGAGAGGTTCCCCCGCCCCGGCCCCCTCCTCCCGAGGAGAAGGACGAGGAGTTCCCAGAGCAGAAGGTCGGAGAGGTGCTCAGCGAGCCCATGATGGTGGCCGCCAGGCAGCTGCACGACGAGGCACGCAAGTGGTCCAGCAAG CCTGAGGATGAGGAGGCAGTAGAGGAGAGGGAggtagatgatgaagatgagtttactgatggtgaggATGACTATGAGCCAGAGCTGCTGATGATGCCCTCCAACCAGCCTGTCAATCAACCCATTCTGGCAGCTGCCCAGGCTCTCCACCAGGAGGCGCGCAAGTGGTCCAGCAAG GGTAACGACATCATCGCAGCAGCCAAGCGGATGGCCCTGCTGATGGCAGAAATGTCTCGGCTGGTGCGCGGCGGAAGCGGGAACAAACGAGCGTTGATTCAGTGTGCAAAGGACATCGCCAAGGCCTCAGATGAGGTGACGAGGCTGGCTAAAGAGGTGGCCAAGCAGTGCACGGACAGACGCATCAGAACTAACCTGCTACAG GTGTGTGAACGAATCCCCACCATCAGCACTCAGCTGAAGATCCTCTCTACTGTCAAAGCCACCATGCTGGGACGAACAAACATTAGTGAAGAAGAGTCAGAGCAG GCCACAGAGATGTTGGTGCACAACGCCCAGAATCTGATGCAGTCAGTGAAGGAGACggtcagagaggcagaggcagcCTCCATCAAGATCCGAACGGACGCAGGATTCACCCTCCGCTGGGTGCGCAAGACCCCGTGGTACCAATAA
- the LOC115596354 gene encoding vinculin-like isoform X7: protein MPVFHTKTIESILEPVAQQISHLVIMHEEGEVDGKAIPDLTVPVAAVQAAVSNLVRVGKETVQTTEDQVMKRDMPPAFIKVENSSSKLVQASQMLKADPYSVPARDYLIDGSRGILSGTSDLLLTFDEAEVRKIIRVCKGILEYLTVAEVVETMEDLITYTKNLGPGMTKMSKMIEERQQELTHQEHRQMLVNSMNTVKELLPVLISAIKIFVTTKSSRGAGVEEAERNRRFIFEKMSAEINEIIRVLQLTTWDEDAWANKDMEALKRSLALIESKMAQAKGWLKDPHGQPGDPGEVALRVILDEAGKVGELCAGRERKDILATAKALGQMTDQIADLRARGQGPSPGCVQRAGQCSQGLDLLFGKVDCAARRLEALINAKQAIARRLDAAQAWLADPNGGPEGEENIRALLAEAKRIADLCEDPKERDDILRSISEIAGLTARLVELRKQGKGDSPEARALAKQIGAALLTLQSKTNRAVANMRPAKPAVTLEGKMEQALRWANNPGVDDRGVGQAAIRGMVGEGKRLAGGLLGPYRQDMIGRCDRTEALMTSLADMANRGEAEAPHARATAAQLQDSLKDLRQHMQEVMTQEVSDVFSDTTTPIKLLAVAATAPPDAPNRAEVFEERAGNFEAHAGRLGATAEKAAAVGTANKSTVEGIHAAVKHARELTPQVTSAARILLKNPGNKAAYEHFDTMKNQWIDNVEKLTGLVDEAIDTKSLLDASEEAIKKDIDKCRVAMANVQPQMLVAGATSIARRANRVLLVAKREVENSEDPRFRDTVKHASDILSHTISPMVMDAKAVAGNIQDKALQKAYLDSCLRILAAVGKVREAFQPQEPDFPPPPPDLDQLHVSDEQAPPKPPLPEGEVPPPRPPPPEEKDEEFPEQKVGEVLSEPMMVAARQLHDEARKWSSKGNDIIAAAKRMALLMAEMSRLVRGGSGNKRALIQCAKDIAKASDEVTRLAKEVAKQCTDRRIRTNLLQVCERIPTISTQLKILSTVKATMLGRTNISEEESEQATEMLVHNAQNLMQSVKETVREAEAASIKIRTDAGFTLRWVRKTPWYQ from the exons gtggGGAAGGAGACCGTTCAAACCACCGAGGACCAGGTGATGAAGAGAGACATGCCCCCTGCCTTCATTAA ggtGGAGAACTCCAGCTCGAAGCTCGTCCAGGCTTCTCAGATGCTAAAGGCGGACCCGTACTCTGTTCCTGCGCGAGATTACCTGATCGACGGATCCAGAGGGATCCTGTCAGGAACGTCCGACCTGCTCCTCACCTTCGATGAGGCcgag GTGCGTAAGATCATTCGCGTGTGTAAAGGTATCCTAGAGTACCTGACCGTAGctgaggtggtggagaccatgGAGGACCTCATCACATACACCAAGAACCTGGGACCAG GCATGACCAAAATGTCCAAGATGATtgaggagaggcagcaggagcTGACGCACCAGGAGCACAGACAGATGTTAGTCAACTCCATGAACACTGTCAAagagctgcttcctgttctcATATCAG CTATAAAGATTTTTGTCACAACCAAGAGCAGTCGAGGTGCCGGCGTCGAGGAGGCCGAGAGGAACAGAAGGTTCATCTTTGAGAAGATGAGCGCCGAAATCAACGAGATCATACGAGTCCTGCAGCTCACCACGTGGGACGAAGACGCCTGGGCCAACAAG GATATGGAGGCTTTGAAGAGATCTCTGGCTTTGATTGAGTCAAAGATGGCACAAGCTAAAGGCTGGCTCAAAGACCCCCATGGACAACCAG GAGACCCCGGTGAGGTCGCCCTGCGCGTCATTCTGGACGAAGCCGGTAAAGTGGGAGAGCTGTGTGctgggagggagaggaaagatATTCTGGCAACCGCGAAGGCTCTGGGACAAATGACTGACCAGATTGCAGATCTACGAGCCAG AGGCCAGGGTCCGAGCCCGGGGTGCGTGCAGCGTGCGGGCCAGTGCTCACAGGGCTTAGACTTGTTATTTGGCAAAGTGGATTGTGCCGCTCGCAGATTGGAGGCTCTAATCAATGCCAAGCAGGCCATCGCCAGGAGGCTGGATGCTGCACAG gCCTGGCTGGCCGATCCCAATGGCGGTCCTGAAGGGGAGGAGAACATCAGAGCGCTACTAGCAGAGGCCAAACGCATCGCTGATCTGTGCGAGGACCCCAAGGAGAGGGATGACATCCTGCGCTCCATCAGCGAGATCGCAGGCCTCACCGCCAGACTCGTGGAGCTCCGCAAACA GGGTAAAGGTGACAGCCCGGAGGCCCGTGCGTTGGCAAAGCAGATCGGGGCGGCGCTGCTGACCCTGCAGTCCAAAACCAACCGGGCCGTGGCCAACATGAGACCGGCCAAACCCGCTGTCACCTTGGAGGGGAAGATGGAGCAGGCGCTCCGCTGGGCGAACAACCCCGGAGTGGACGACAGAGGAGTTG GTCAGGCAGCGATCAGAGGGATGGTCGGGGAAGGGAAGAGGCTCGCTGGAGGCCTGTTGGGCCCGTATCGACAGGATATGATCGGGCGCTGCGACCGGACGGAGGCTCTCATGACATCTTTGGCAGACATGGCCAACAGGGGCGAGGCCGAGGCGCCTCACGCCCGAGCCACAGCCGCACAACTGCAGGACAGCCTGAAG GACCTGAGGCAGCACATGCAGGAGGTGATGACCCAGGAAGTATCGGACGTCTTCAGTGACACCACCACCCCCATCAAACTGCTGGCTGTGGCTGCAACTGCTCCTCCTGACGCCCCCAACAGGGCGGAG GTTTTTGAAGAGCGTGCTGGGAACTTCGAAGCCCACGCAGGTCGGCTTGGTGCGACCGCAGAGAAGGCTGCTGCCGTGGGAACAGCCAATAAGAGCACAGTAGAGGGCATTCATGCCGCTGTGAAACACGCCAGGGAGCTCACACCACAG GTGACATCTGCTGCGCGGATCTTGTTGAAGAATCCTGGAAATAAGGCAGCTTACGAGCACTTTGACACCATGAAGAACCAGTGGATCGACAACGTGGAGAAACTCACTG GTCTGGTGGATGAGGCCATTGACACCAAATCCCTGTTAGACGCCTCTGAGGAGGCTATAAAGAAAGACATCGACAAATGCAGAGTTGCCATGGCGAATGTTCAGCCCCAAATGCTTGTTGCCGGGGCAACAAGCATAGCAAGAAGAGCCAATCGCGTCCTGTTGGTGGCCAAGAGGGAAGTGGAGAACTCTGAAGATCCGCGGTTCAGAGACACAGTGAAACATGCGTCGGACATCCTCTCACACACCATTTCACCCATGGTGATGGATGCTAAGGCTGTGGCCGGGAACATACAAGATAAAG CTCTGCAAAAGGCCTATTTGGACTCGTGTCTGAGGATCCTGGCTGCAGTCGGAAAAGTCAGAGAAGCCTTCCAACCTCAGGAGCCCGACttcccacctccaccacctgaCCTGGACCAGCTCCAT GTCAGTGACGAGCAAGCGCCACCCAAGCCCCCGCTGCCCGAGGGAGAGGTTCCCCCGCCCCGGCCCCCTCCTCCCGAGGAGAAGGACGAGGAGTTCCCAGAGCAGAAGGTCGGAGAGGTGCTCAGCGAGCCCATGATGGTGGCCGCCAGGCAGCTGCACGACGAGGCACGCAAGTGGTCCAGCAAG GGTAACGACATCATCGCAGCAGCCAAGCGGATGGCCCTGCTGATGGCAGAAATGTCTCGGCTGGTGCGCGGCGGAAGCGGGAACAAACGAGCGTTGATTCAGTGTGCAAAGGACATCGCCAAGGCCTCAGATGAGGTGACGAGGCTGGCTAAAGAGGTGGCCAAGCAGTGCACGGACAGACGCATCAGAACTAACCTGCTACAG GTGTGTGAACGAATCCCCACCATCAGCACTCAGCTGAAGATCCTCTCTACTGTCAAAGCCACCATGCTGGGACGAACAAACATTAGTGAAGAAGAGTCAGAGCAG GCCACAGAGATGTTGGTGCACAACGCCCAGAATCTGATGCAGTCAGTGAAGGAGACggtcagagaggcagaggcagcCTCCATCAAGATCCGAACGGACGCAGGATTCACCCTCCGCTGGGTGCGCAAGACCCCGTGGTACCAATAA
- the LOC115596354 gene encoding vinculin-like isoform X2, with amino-acid sequence MPVFHTKTIESILEPVAQQISHLVIMHEEGEVDGKAIPDLTVPVAAVQAAVSNLVRVGKETVQTTEDQVMKRDMPPAFIKVENSSSKLVQASQMLKADPYSVPARDYLIDGSRGILSGTSDLLLTFDEAEVRKIIRVCKGILEYLTVAEVVETMEDLITYTKNLGPGMTKMSKMIEERQQELTHQEHRQMLVNSMNTVKELLPVLISAIKIFVTTKSSRGAGVEEAERNRRFIFEKMSAEINEIIRVLQLTTWDEDAWANKDMEALKRSLALIESKMAQAKGWLKDPHGQPGDPGEVALRVILDEAGKVGELCAGRERKDILATAKALGQMTDQIADLRARGQGPSPGCVQRAGQCSQGLDLLFGKVDCAARRLEALINAKQAIARRLDAAQAWLADPNGGPEGEENIRALLAEAKRIADLCEDPKERDDILRSISEIAGLTARLVELRKQGKGDSPEARALAKQIGAALLTLQSKTNRAVANMRPAKPAVTLEGKMEQALRWANNPGVDDRGVEYEILEWNTGQAAIRGMVGEGKRLAGGLLGPYRQDMIGRCDRTEALMTSLADMANRGEAEAPHARATAAQLQDSLKDLRQHMQEVMTQEVSDVFSDTTTPIKLLAVAATAPPDAPNRAEVFEERAGNFEAHAGRLGATAEKAAAVGTANKSTVEGIHAAVKHARELTPQVTSAARILLKNPGNKAAYEHFDTMKNQWIDNVEKLTGLVDEAIDTKSLLDASEEAIKKDIDKCRVAMANVQPQMLVAGATSIARRANRVLLVAKREVENSEDPRFRDTVKHASDILSHTISPMVMDAKAVAGNIQDKALQKAYLDSCLRILAAVGKVREAFQPQEPDFPPPPPDLDQLHVSDEQAPPKPPLPEGEVPPPRPPPPEEKDEEFPEQKVGEVLSEPMMVAARQLHDEARKWSSKPEDEEAVEEREVDDEDEFTDGEDDYEPELLMMPSNQPVNQPILAAAQALHQEARKWSSKGNDIIAAAKRMALLMAEMSRLVRGGSGNKRALIQCAKDIAKASDEVTRLAKEVAKQCTDRRIRTNLLQVCERIPTISTQLKILSTVKATMLGRTNISEEESEQATEMLVHNAQNLMQSVKETVREAEAASIKIRTDAGFTLRWVRKTPWYQ; translated from the exons gtggGGAAGGAGACCGTTCAAACCACCGAGGACCAGGTGATGAAGAGAGACATGCCCCCTGCCTTCATTAA ggtGGAGAACTCCAGCTCGAAGCTCGTCCAGGCTTCTCAGATGCTAAAGGCGGACCCGTACTCTGTTCCTGCGCGAGATTACCTGATCGACGGATCCAGAGGGATCCTGTCAGGAACGTCCGACCTGCTCCTCACCTTCGATGAGGCcgag GTGCGTAAGATCATTCGCGTGTGTAAAGGTATCCTAGAGTACCTGACCGTAGctgaggtggtggagaccatgGAGGACCTCATCACATACACCAAGAACCTGGGACCAG GCATGACCAAAATGTCCAAGATGATtgaggagaggcagcaggagcTGACGCACCAGGAGCACAGACAGATGTTAGTCAACTCCATGAACACTGTCAAagagctgcttcctgttctcATATCAG CTATAAAGATTTTTGTCACAACCAAGAGCAGTCGAGGTGCCGGCGTCGAGGAGGCCGAGAGGAACAGAAGGTTCATCTTTGAGAAGATGAGCGCCGAAATCAACGAGATCATACGAGTCCTGCAGCTCACCACGTGGGACGAAGACGCCTGGGCCAACAAG GATATGGAGGCTTTGAAGAGATCTCTGGCTTTGATTGAGTCAAAGATGGCACAAGCTAAAGGCTGGCTCAAAGACCCCCATGGACAACCAG GAGACCCCGGTGAGGTCGCCCTGCGCGTCATTCTGGACGAAGCCGGTAAAGTGGGAGAGCTGTGTGctgggagggagaggaaagatATTCTGGCAACCGCGAAGGCTCTGGGACAAATGACTGACCAGATTGCAGATCTACGAGCCAG AGGCCAGGGTCCGAGCCCGGGGTGCGTGCAGCGTGCGGGCCAGTGCTCACAGGGCTTAGACTTGTTATTTGGCAAAGTGGATTGTGCCGCTCGCAGATTGGAGGCTCTAATCAATGCCAAGCAGGCCATCGCCAGGAGGCTGGATGCTGCACAG gCCTGGCTGGCCGATCCCAATGGCGGTCCTGAAGGGGAGGAGAACATCAGAGCGCTACTAGCAGAGGCCAAACGCATCGCTGATCTGTGCGAGGACCCCAAGGAGAGGGATGACATCCTGCGCTCCATCAGCGAGATCGCAGGCCTCACCGCCAGACTCGTGGAGCTCCGCAAACA GGGTAAAGGTGACAGCCCGGAGGCCCGTGCGTTGGCAAAGCAGATCGGGGCGGCGCTGCTGACCCTGCAGTCCAAAACCAACCGGGCCGTGGCCAACATGAGACCGGCCAAACCCGCTGTCACCTTGGAGGGGAAGATGGAGCAGGCGCTCCGCTGGGCGAACAACCCCGGAGTGGACGACAGAGGAGTTG AGTATGAGATACTAGAGTGGAACACAG GTCAGGCAGCGATCAGAGGGATGGTCGGGGAAGGGAAGAGGCTCGCTGGAGGCCTGTTGGGCCCGTATCGACAGGATATGATCGGGCGCTGCGACCGGACGGAGGCTCTCATGACATCTTTGGCAGACATGGCCAACAGGGGCGAGGCCGAGGCGCCTCACGCCCGAGCCACAGCCGCACAACTGCAGGACAGCCTGAAG GACCTGAGGCAGCACATGCAGGAGGTGATGACCCAGGAAGTATCGGACGTCTTCAGTGACACCACCACCCCCATCAAACTGCTGGCTGTGGCTGCAACTGCTCCTCCTGACGCCCCCAACAGGGCGGAG GTTTTTGAAGAGCGTGCTGGGAACTTCGAAGCCCACGCAGGTCGGCTTGGTGCGACCGCAGAGAAGGCTGCTGCCGTGGGAACAGCCAATAAGAGCACAGTAGAGGGCATTCATGCCGCTGTGAAACACGCCAGGGAGCTCACACCACAG GTGACATCTGCTGCGCGGATCTTGTTGAAGAATCCTGGAAATAAGGCAGCTTACGAGCACTTTGACACCATGAAGAACCAGTGGATCGACAACGTGGAGAAACTCACTG GTCTGGTGGATGAGGCCATTGACACCAAATCCCTGTTAGACGCCTCTGAGGAGGCTATAAAGAAAGACATCGACAAATGCAGAGTTGCCATGGCGAATGTTCAGCCCCAAATGCTTGTTGCCGGGGCAACAAGCATAGCAAGAAGAGCCAATCGCGTCCTGTTGGTGGCCAAGAGGGAAGTGGAGAACTCTGAAGATCCGCGGTTCAGAGACACAGTGAAACATGCGTCGGACATCCTCTCACACACCATTTCACCCATGGTGATGGATGCTAAGGCTGTGGCCGGGAACATACAAGATAAAG CTCTGCAAAAGGCCTATTTGGACTCGTGTCTGAGGATCCTGGCTGCAGTCGGAAAAGTCAGAGAAGCCTTCCAACCTCAGGAGCCCGACttcccacctccaccacctgaCCTGGACCAGCTCCAT GTCAGTGACGAGCAAGCGCCACCCAAGCCCCCGCTGCCCGAGGGAGAGGTTCCCCCGCCCCGGCCCCCTCCTCCCGAGGAGAAGGACGAGGAGTTCCCAGAGCAGAAGGTCGGAGAGGTGCTCAGCGAGCCCATGATGGTGGCCGCCAGGCAGCTGCACGACGAGGCACGCAAGTGGTCCAGCAAG CCTGAGGATGAGGAGGCAGTAGAGGAGAGGGAggtagatgatgaagatgagtttactgatggtgaggATGACTATGAGCCAGAGCTGCTGATGATGCCCTCCAACCAGCCTGTCAATCAACCCATTCTGGCAGCTGCCCAGGCTCTCCACCAGGAGGCGCGCAAGTGGTCCAGCAAG GGTAACGACATCATCGCAGCAGCCAAGCGGATGGCCCTGCTGATGGCAGAAATGTCTCGGCTGGTGCGCGGCGGAAGCGGGAACAAACGAGCGTTGATTCAGTGTGCAAAGGACATCGCCAAGGCCTCAGATGAGGTGACGAGGCTGGCTAAAGAGGTGGCCAAGCAGTGCACGGACAGACGCATCAGAACTAACCTGCTACAG GTGTGTGAACGAATCCCCACCATCAGCACTCAGCTGAAGATCCTCTCTACTGTCAAAGCCACCATGCTGGGACGAACAAACATTAGTGAAGAAGAGTCAGAGCAG GCCACAGAGATGTTGGTGCACAACGCCCAGAATCTGATGCAGTCAGTGAAGGAGACggtcagagaggcagaggcagcCTCCATCAAGATCCGAACGGACGCAGGATTCACCCTCCGCTGGGTGCGCAAGACCCCGTGGTACCAATAA